A genomic region of Ensifer adhaerens contains the following coding sequences:
- a CDS encoding PQQ-dependent sugar dehydrogenase → MRRTNTGALERVRARSRRAPALAMFLTLTTALAPCAASAQEAREFPSQHGPLRVETLATGLEHPWSVEALPGGGLIISERPGRLRILRDGKLSNPLKGVPKVAERGQGGLLDIALDPGFAENRTLYLTLAASGKGGYGTAVVRAKLAKDESGLTDVRELFRMNKFTGKGQHFGSRIAIAPDGSLFFGIGDRGEGDRAQDPRDHAGAILHINADGSIPGSNPYRGGTGGLAEIWSKGHRNPQGIAVDPRDGTLLTVEHGARGGDEINNPQPGHNYGWPVITYGKDYSGAEIGEGTAKDGLDQPLFYWDPSIAPGALAVYHGKMFPEWDGDLLVAALKYQLLARLERDDSGAIGNEERLFDGEFGRIRDVVVAPDGALLMVTDEEDGAVLRVSKGATQ, encoded by the coding sequence ATGCGGCGAACGAATACAGGAGCATTGGAACGGGTAAGGGCTCGGTCGCGTAGGGCGCCGGCGCTCGCGATGTTTCTCACGCTGACAACGGCCCTCGCCCCTTGCGCCGCCTCAGCGCAGGAGGCCCGCGAATTCCCAAGCCAGCACGGCCCCTTGCGCGTCGAGACCCTGGCGACCGGCCTTGAACACCCCTGGTCCGTCGAAGCGCTTCCGGGTGGCGGCCTGATCATCAGCGAGCGCCCCGGCCGACTGAGGATCCTGCGCGACGGCAAGCTGTCGAACCCGCTGAAGGGCGTGCCCAAGGTCGCCGAGCGCGGCCAGGGCGGCCTGCTCGACATCGCCCTCGACCCCGGCTTTGCCGAGAACAGGACGCTCTACCTGACATTGGCGGCCAGCGGCAAAGGCGGCTACGGCACCGCGGTCGTGCGGGCCAAGCTTGCAAAAGACGAGAGCGGCCTGACCGACGTCAGGGAGCTCTTCCGGATGAACAAGTTTACCGGCAAGGGCCAGCATTTCGGCTCGCGTATCGCGATCGCGCCCGACGGCAGCCTGTTTTTCGGCATCGGCGATCGCGGCGAAGGTGACCGGGCGCAGGACCCGCGCGACCATGCCGGCGCCATCCTGCACATCAATGCCGATGGCAGCATTCCCGGATCGAACCCCTATCGCGGCGGCACCGGCGGGTTGGCGGAGATCTGGTCGAAGGGCCACCGCAATCCTCAAGGTATCGCCGTCGATCCCAGGGACGGCACGCTGCTGACGGTCGAGCACGGCGCCCGCGGCGGCGACGAAATCAACAATCCCCAGCCCGGCCACAACTACGGCTGGCCGGTCATCACCTACGGCAAGGACTATTCCGGCGCCGAGATCGGCGAAGGTACGGCGAAGGACGGCCTCGACCAGCCCCTCTTCTACTGGGACCCCTCGATCGCGCCTGGCGCACTTGCCGTCTACCACGGGAAGATGTTCCCTGAGTGGGACGGCGACCTGCTGGTCGCGGCGCTGAAGTACCAGCTCCTGGCACGGCTCGAACGCGACGACAGCGGCGCCATCGGCAACGAGGAGCGGCTGTTCGATGGCGAATTCGGCCGCATCCGCGACGTTGTCGTCGCGCCGGACGGCGCTTTGCTGATGGTGACGGATGAGGAGGACGGCGCCGTTCTCCGGGTTTCCAAAGGCGCGACGCAGTAA
- a CDS encoding cold-shock protein, protein MAETGTVKFFNTDKGFGFIKPDNGGADIFVHISAVQASGLNGLTENQKVSFDTEPDRRGKGPKAVNLQIAG, encoded by the coding sequence ATGGCCGAAACTGGCACTGTAAAATTCTTCAACACCGACAAGGGCTTTGGTTTCATCAAGCCTGACAACGGTGGTGCAGATATCTTCGTACACATTTCCGCAGTCCAGGCTTCCGGCCTGAACGGTCTGACGGAAAATCAGAAGGTGAGCTTCGACACCGAACCGGATCGCCGCGGCAAAGGCCCGAAGGCGGTCAACCTGCAGATCGCCGGCTAA
- a CDS encoding XRE family transcriptional regulator, whose protein sequence is MITGPQCRAARALIEISREMLSSFSGVGEDTILKFERKLETPADEVILSLKHALENAGAVFLPEGERGIGVRLKFTRSEARRLSILESEGGVVGDDEVPGA, encoded by the coding sequence ATGATTACAGGTCCACAGTGCCGCGCCGCCCGGGCGCTGATCGAAATTTCACGCGAGATGCTCTCAAGCTTTTCGGGCGTCGGCGAGGACACGATCCTCAAATTCGAGCGCAAGCTGGAGACACCCGCCGACGAGGTGATCCTGTCGCTGAAGCACGCGTTGGAAAATGCCGGCGCGGTGTTTCTGCCGGAGGGCGAGCGCGGCATCGGCGTGCGGCTGAAGTTCACCCGTTCCGAGGCACGCCGCCTCTCCATCCTCGAAAGCGAGGGGGGCGTCGTCGGCGACGACGAGGTTCCCGGCGCCTGA
- the carA gene encoding glutamine-hydrolyzing carbamoyl-phosphate synthase small subunit, which produces MTATPAWTTEKPTALLVLADGTVIEGKGIGATGKVQAEVCFNTALTGYQEILTDPSYLGQIVTFTFPHIGNIGANDEDIEDLTPAARHGAVGVIFKADITEPSNYRAAKHLDAWLKARGVIGLCGIDTRALTAWIRENGMPNAVIAHDPQGVFDIETLKAEAKAWSGLEGLDLAKVATSGQSSRWNEKPWVWNEGFSTLGETDAAYHIVALDYGVKRNILRLFAGLNARVTVMPASTSADEVLAQKPDGIFLSNGPGDPAATGKYAVPVIQNLLKTDIPVFGICLGHQMLALALGGKTEKMHQGHHGANHPVKDHTTGKVEIVSMNHGFAVDSKSLPDGVEETHISLFDGTNCGLRVAGKPVFSVQHHPEASPGPQDSHYLFRRFMNLVREKKGEPALAER; this is translated from the coding sequence ATGACCGCGACACCCGCATGGACCACTGAAAAACCAACCGCACTGCTCGTTCTGGCCGACGGCACCGTGATCGAAGGCAAGGGCATCGGCGCGACCGGCAAGGTGCAGGCGGAAGTCTGCTTCAACACGGCGTTGACGGGCTACCAGGAAATCCTGACGGACCCCTCCTATCTCGGCCAGATCGTCACCTTCACCTTCCCGCACATCGGCAACATCGGCGCCAATGACGAAGACATCGAAGACCTGACGCCGGCGGCACGCCACGGCGCGGTTGGCGTCATCTTCAAGGCCGACATCACCGAACCGTCGAATTACCGCGCCGCCAAACACCTCGATGCCTGGCTGAAAGCCCGCGGCGTCATCGGTCTCTGCGGCATCGACACCCGTGCCCTCACCGCCTGGATCCGCGAGAACGGCATGCCGAACGCCGTCATCGCCCACGACCCCCAGGGCGTCTTCGATATCGAGACCTTGAAGGCGGAAGCCAAGGCCTGGAGCGGGCTTGAAGGCCTCGACCTTGCCAAGGTCGCAACCTCGGGTCAGTCCTCGCGCTGGAACGAGAAGCCCTGGGTCTGGAACGAAGGCTTTTCGACGCTGGGCGAAACCGATGCCGCCTACCACATCGTCGCGCTCGACTACGGCGTGAAGCGCAACATCCTGCGCCTCTTCGCCGGCCTCAACGCCCGCGTCACCGTCATGCCTGCCTCGACCAGTGCCGACGAAGTGCTGGCGCAGAAGCCGGATGGCATCTTCCTTTCCAACGGCCCGGGCGACCCGGCGGCAACCGGCAAGTATGCCGTTCCCGTCATTCAGAACCTGCTGAAGACCGACATCCCCGTCTTCGGCATCTGCCTCGGCCACCAGATGCTGGCGCTGGCACTCGGCGGCAAGACCGAGAAGATGCACCAGGGCCACCACGGCGCCAACCATCCGGTCAAGGATCACACCACCGGCAAGGTCGAGATCGTCTCGATGAACCACGGCTTCGCGGTGGATTCGAAGTCTCTGCCGGATGGCGTTGAAGAGACTCACATTTCGCTCTTCGACGGCACGAACTGCGGCCTGCGCGTCGCCGGCAAGCCGGTCTTCTCGGTCCAGCACCACCCGGAAGCTTCCCCCGGCCCGCAGGACAGCCACTACCTTTTCCGTCGCTTCATGAACCTCGTGCGCGAGAAGAAGGGCGAACCGGCATTGGCCGAACGCTAA
- a CDS encoding pyridoxal phosphate-dependent aminotransferase, producing the protein MAFLADALSRVKPSATIAVSQKARELKAKGRDVIGLGAGEPDFDTPDNIKKAAIDAINRGETKYTPVSGIPELREAIAKKFKRENNLDYTAAQTIVGTGGKQILFNAFMATLNAGDEVVIPAPYWVSYPEMVALCGGTPVTVSTKQENNFKLKAEDLDKAITPKTKWFIFNSPSNPSGAAYSHAELKELTDVLMKHPHVWVLTDDMYEHLTYGDFKFATPVEVEPGLYDRTLTMNGVSKAYAMTGWRIGYAAGPLQLIKAMDMIQGQQTSGATSIAQWAAVEALNGTQDFIPENKKIFEGRRDLVVSMLNQAKGISCPTPEGAFYVYPSCAGLIGKTAPSGKVIETDEDFVSELLESEGVAVVHGSAFGLGPNFRISYATSEAQLEEACRRIQRFCAACK; encoded by the coding sequence ATGGCCTTCCTTGCCGATGCCCTCTCCCGTGTAAAGCCTTCCGCCACCATCGCCGTTTCGCAGAAAGCCCGTGAGCTGAAAGCGAAAGGCCGCGATGTGATCGGCCTCGGCGCCGGAGAGCCGGACTTCGATACGCCCGACAATATCAAGAAGGCGGCGATCGACGCGATCAATCGCGGCGAGACGAAGTACACGCCGGTTTCCGGCATTCCGGAACTGCGCGAAGCGATCGCCAAGAAGTTCAAGCGCGAGAACAACCTCGACTATACCGCCGCCCAGACGATCGTCGGCACCGGCGGAAAGCAGATTCTTTTCAACGCCTTCATGGCGACCCTGAATGCCGGCGATGAAGTCGTGATCCCGGCACCCTACTGGGTCTCCTATCCGGAAATGGTGGCACTGTGCGGCGGCACGCCGGTCACCGTCTCGACCAAGCAGGAAAACAACTTCAAGCTCAAGGCCGAAGATCTGGACAAGGCGATCACGCCGAAGACCAAGTGGTTCATTTTCAACTCGCCGTCCAACCCGTCGGGCGCTGCCTATTCGCATGCCGAGCTCAAGGAACTGACCGACGTTCTGATGAAGCATCCGCATGTCTGGGTTCTGACCGACGACATGTACGAGCACCTGACCTATGGCGACTTCAAGTTCGCGACCCCGGTCGAAGTCGAACCCGGTCTCTACGACCGCACGTTGACCATGAACGGCGTCTCCAAGGCCTATGCCATGACCGGCTGGCGTATCGGTTACGCAGCCGGCCCGCTGCAGCTGATCAAGGCCATGGACATGATCCAGGGCCAGCAGACCTCCGGCGCCACCTCGATCGCCCAGTGGGCGGCTGTCGAGGCGCTGAACGGCACGCAGGACTTCATCCCCGAAAACAAGAAGATCTTCGAAGGCCGACGCGATCTGGTAGTGTCGATGCTGAACCAGGCCAAGGGCATTTCCTGCCCGACGCCGGAAGGCGCCTTCTACGTCTACCCGTCCTGTGCGGGCCTGATCGGCAAGACAGCACCGTCGGGCAAGGTGATCGAGACGGACGAAGACTTCGTGTCGGAACTCCTGGAATCCGAAGGCGTCGCCGTCGTGCACGGTTCGGCCTTCGGCCTCGGCCCGAACTTCCGCATCTCCTATGCGACCTCGGAAGCCCAGCTCGAAGAAGCTTGCCGTCGCATCCAGCGCTTCTGCGCCGCCTGCAAGTAA
- a CDS encoding LysR substrate-binding domain-containing protein encodes MRNLNDFIIFAHVVDHKGFAPAARVLHVPKSTLSKRVAELEKTLGVRLINRTSRRFTVTEIGEDFYRHAAAMLIEAEAAEAVVMGRLAEPSGTVRITASVPTAQMTLAGLLPQLALAYPKMRVALHATDRFVDLIQEGFDIAVRDHFAPLPDSGLVQRRVATQVIWLVAAPGYLARRGTPIEPGELDDHDGLLTSPTSDGWTLRNEDDAAVSVKPEPRFVADESQVLLEAALSGLGITALPRKLCGAEIDNGSLVRVLPGWQAGLVTTTLLMPHRRGQLPSVRAVVDFIADRLGEG; translated from the coding sequence ATGCGCAATCTCAACGATTTCATCATCTTCGCCCATGTGGTCGACCACAAGGGTTTTGCTCCGGCGGCACGCGTCCTCCACGTGCCGAAGTCGACGCTCAGCAAGCGCGTGGCGGAACTGGAGAAGACGCTCGGCGTCCGGCTCATCAACCGCACATCCCGGCGCTTCACGGTGACCGAGATCGGCGAGGATTTCTATCGGCATGCGGCCGCGATGCTGATCGAGGCGGAAGCGGCCGAGGCCGTGGTCATGGGCAGGCTCGCCGAACCGAGTGGAACGGTGCGCATTACCGCTTCAGTGCCGACGGCGCAGATGACGCTTGCCGGGTTGCTGCCGCAACTGGCGCTCGCCTATCCCAAGATGCGGGTGGCGCTGCACGCGACTGACCGCTTCGTCGATCTGATCCAGGAAGGCTTCGATATCGCCGTGCGCGATCATTTCGCGCCCTTGCCCGATTCCGGTCTCGTCCAGCGGCGGGTCGCCACGCAGGTGATCTGGCTGGTTGCCGCACCCGGTTATCTCGCGCGACGCGGCACGCCGATTGAGCCAGGTGAACTCGATGACCACGATGGGCTGCTCACGTCGCCGACCAGCGATGGCTGGACGCTCCGAAACGAGGATGACGCAGCTGTCTCGGTCAAGCCCGAGCCGCGCTTCGTCGCGGACGAATCCCAGGTGCTTCTCGAGGCGGCGCTTTCCGGCCTGGGAATTACGGCACTACCGCGCAAGCTCTGCGGTGCCGAGATCGACAATGGCAGCCTCGTGCGGGTGCTGCCCGGCTGGCAGGCGGGGCTTGTCACGACAACCCTTCTGATGCCGCATCGGCGTGGCCAGCTCCCTTCGGTTCGGGCCGTTGTCGATTTCATTGCCGACCGCCTGGGCGAAGGCTGA
- a CDS encoding marine proteobacterial sortase target protein: protein MFLDDEIASMKTRQSEARWGMYLALAALAACILMFIGLMTQAAAETPDAKPQRMAGYVRPNDVGTGALLFPSKEPGYFVEAPRLATDVTIDVNGPIMRTRVTQRFENPSKGWVEGTYVFPLPEDSAVDTLKMQIGDRFIEGQIKPRQAAKEIYEQAKAEGKKAALLEQQRPNIFTNQVANIGPGETVVVQIEYQSAVRQSNGLYSLRFPMVVTPRYNPQPIVQTVDLDSRTGYAVSDPVPDREKIEAPVLDPKANAKINPVTLTVNLKAGFPLGEVKSGYHDVDIANLDDLSRRVTLRGDSVPADRDFELTWKAIEGKSPYAGLFRETVDGKTYLLSFVTPPATASDIDAKPVRREIVFVIDNSGSMAGPSMEQAKQSLALAISRLKPEDRFNVIRFDDTMSVHFPELTEATPDKREDAIAYVRGLTADGGTEMLPALEAALRTQGPVQSGALRQVVFLTDGAIGNEIQLFEEIQKNRGDARVFTVGIGSAPNSHFMTKAAEYGRGTFTLIGSESQVAERMGELFTKLESPAMTDISASFDGASAGDITPNPMPDLYRGEPVVLTAELDGATPEGKLQILGKAGDQPWRVEMDIAKASTGQGIAKLWARRKIDDLEASAASIADPATLDQRIETVALAHHLVSRVTSLVAVDATPSRPAGEPQAETRLPLNLPAGWDFGKVFGEEPGEATPGKVDERDAALESRTKLAMATADRMRAAPTARAAGLIAEANNQVTLPQTATEADKQILIGLMLLAFALVAGMTFLFWRAPIAAVVLSGVRRRGR, encoded by the coding sequence ATGTTTCTCGACGACGAAATCGCCTCAATGAAAACACGACAGAGCGAGGCGCGCTGGGGCATGTATCTGGCGCTCGCGGCCCTTGCCGCCTGCATCCTGATGTTCATCGGCCTGATGACCCAGGCGGCCGCGGAAACGCCAGACGCCAAGCCCCAGCGGATGGCAGGCTACGTCCGCCCCAACGACGTCGGCACCGGCGCCTTGCTCTTCCCGTCGAAGGAACCGGGCTATTTCGTCGAGGCACCGCGGCTGGCGACGGACGTGACGATCGACGTCAACGGCCCGATCATGCGCACCCGCGTAACCCAGCGCTTCGAGAACCCCAGCAAGGGCTGGGTCGAAGGCACCTACGTCTTCCCCCTGCCCGAGGATTCGGCCGTCGATACGCTGAAGATGCAGATCGGCGACCGCTTCATCGAGGGCCAGATCAAGCCGCGCCAGGCCGCCAAAGAGATTTACGAACAGGCGAAGGCCGAGGGCAAAAAGGCAGCGCTTCTCGAACAGCAGCGCCCGAACATCTTCACCAACCAGGTCGCCAATATCGGCCCCGGCGAAACGGTCGTCGTGCAGATCGAGTATCAGAGCGCGGTCCGTCAATCGAACGGCCTCTATTCCCTCCGCTTCCCGATGGTGGTGACGCCGCGCTATAACCCGCAGCCGATCGTCCAGACGGTCGATCTCGACAGCCGCACCGGCTATGCCGTCAGCGATCCTGTCCCTGACCGCGAGAAGATCGAAGCCCCGGTCCTTGATCCCAAGGCAAACGCCAAGATCAACCCCGTCACACTGACGGTGAACCTCAAGGCCGGGTTCCCGCTCGGCGAAGTGAAATCCGGCTATCACGACGTCGATATCGCCAATCTCGACGATCTCAGCCGCCGCGTGACGCTGAGGGGCGACAGCGTGCCCGCCGACCGCGACTTCGAGCTCACCTGGAAAGCGATCGAGGGCAAGAGCCCCTATGCCGGACTTTTCCGCGAGACGGTGGACGGCAAGACCTATCTGCTCTCCTTCGTTACGCCACCGGCCACCGCAAGCGATATCGACGCCAAGCCCGTCAGGCGCGAAATCGTCTTCGTCATCGACAATTCGGGCTCCATGGCCGGCCCTTCTATGGAACAGGCCAAGCAGAGCCTGGCGCTTGCGATCTCCAGGTTGAAGCCCGAAGACCGTTTCAATGTCATCCGCTTCGACGACACCATGTCCGTGCATTTTCCGGAGCTCACCGAGGCAACACCGGACAAGCGCGAAGATGCAATTGCCTATGTCCGCGGCCTGACGGCCGATGGCGGTACGGAAATGCTGCCGGCGCTCGAAGCAGCCCTTCGTACGCAAGGACCGGTCCAGTCCGGTGCCCTGCGCCAGGTGGTCTTCCTGACCGACGGCGCGATCGGCAACGAGATTCAGCTTTTCGAAGAGATCCAGAAGAACCGTGGCGACGCTCGCGTCTTTACCGTAGGCATCGGCTCGGCCCCGAACAGCCACTTCATGACCAAGGCCGCCGAATATGGCCGTGGCACCTTCACTCTGATCGGCTCGGAGAGTCAGGTGGCCGAGCGTATGGGCGAGCTTTTCACCAAGCTTGAAAGCCCCGCGATGACCGATATCTCCGCGAGCTTCGACGGCGCGTCGGCGGGCGACATCACGCCGAACCCGATGCCCGACCTCTATCGTGGAGAACCGGTCGTGCTGACGGCCGAACTCGATGGCGCAACTCCCGAAGGCAAGCTGCAGATCCTCGGCAAGGCCGGCGACCAGCCGTGGCGGGTCGAGATGGACATCGCCAAGGCCTCGACCGGCCAGGGCATCGCCAAGCTCTGGGCGCGCCGCAAGATCGATGATCTCGAGGCAAGCGCCGCTTCGATCGCCGATCCCGCCACACTCGACCAGCGGATCGAGACCGTCGCGCTCGCCCACCACCTCGTCTCCCGCGTCACCAGCCTGGTCGCAGTCGATGCAACGCCGTCACGCCCGGCCGGCGAGCCGCAAGCCGAAACCAGGCTGCCGCTCAATCTTCCGGCTGGCTGGGACTTCGGCAAGGTCTTCGGTGAAGAGCCCGGCGAAGCCACGCCCGGCAAGGTCGACGAACGCGACGCCGCACTCGAAAGTCGGACCAAGCTTGCCATGGCGACGGCCGATCGCATGCGGGCGGCACCAACCGCGCGGGCGGCAGGCCTGATCGCGGAGGCCAACAACCAGGTCACCCTGCCGCAAACGGCCACGGAAGCGGACAAGCAGATCCTGATCGGCCTGATGCTTCTGGCCTTTGCCCTCGTCGCCGGCATGACGTTCCTCTTCTGGCGCGCGCCGATCGCCGCCGTCGTGCTTTCCGGAGTGCGCCGTCGTGGCCGCTGA
- a CDS encoding MBL fold metallo-hydrolase, translating to MLQAGIIPVTHFEQNCTVLFDSDTKEGVIVDPGGDVDLILQTVRENGITLKAIWITHGHIDHAGGAKELKDALGLEIIGPHKDDLPLLERLESQAERFGLAMKVQNVIPDRWLEEGDTVSFGDHVFEVLHCPGHAPGHVVYFNRAQNFAHVGDVLFHGSIGRTDLPGGNHQQLLDSIRDKILPLGDTVGFICGHGPGGQIGEERRTNPYLRGL from the coding sequence ATGTTACAGGCGGGCATCATTCCGGTTACCCATTTCGAGCAGAATTGCACGGTGCTGTTCGACAGCGACACCAAGGAAGGTGTGATCGTCGATCCCGGTGGTGACGTCGATCTCATCCTGCAGACGGTTCGCGAGAATGGCATCACGCTGAAGGCGATCTGGATCACCCATGGCCACATCGACCACGCCGGCGGCGCCAAGGAATTGAAGGATGCGCTCGGGCTCGAAATCATCGGCCCGCACAAGGACGACCTGCCGCTACTTGAAAGGCTGGAGAGCCAGGCCGAGCGCTTTGGCCTCGCAATGAAGGTCCAGAACGTCATTCCGGATCGCTGGCTCGAAGAGGGTGATACCGTTTCCTTCGGCGATCATGTCTTCGAGGTACTGCATTGCCCCGGCCACGCACCGGGCCATGTCGTCTACTTCAATCGGGCGCAGAATTTCGCCCATGTCGGCGATGTGCTCTTCCACGGTTCGATCGGCCGCACTGACCTGCCGGGCGGCAACCATCAGCAACTGCTCGATTCGATCCGCGACAAGATCCTGCCGCTCGGTGACACTGTCGGTTTCATCTGCGGCCATGGGCCCGGGGGGCAGATCGGCGAGGAACGTCGCACCAATCCCTATTTGCGCGGGCTCTGA
- a CDS encoding class GN sortase produces the protein MAADNEKPEPRPGFLARLSAVETIVLAVIALIALAGLMFIGKGFYMKAKAEVSQVLLKRTFEAQLHGNPDGKPWPWADFQTTAEITAPRLNRSAIVLEGASGEALAFGPAWLTTTPLPGDEGTSVIAAHRDTHFRWLKDVNPGDLLVLTRKDGRRFLFRAGESRVARWDESGINASATGHHLALATCWPFDAVEQGPMRYIVNAELIGEQRPVPLTTGSISK, from the coding sequence GTGGCCGCTGACAACGAAAAGCCCGAGCCGCGGCCGGGCTTTCTCGCCCGCCTCTCGGCGGTTGAGACGATCGTGCTTGCGGTCATCGCACTCATTGCCCTTGCCGGTCTGATGTTCATCGGCAAGGGCTTCTACATGAAGGCCAAGGCAGAGGTTTCGCAGGTGCTCTTGAAACGCACCTTCGAGGCCCAGTTGCACGGCAACCCGGACGGAAAGCCCTGGCCCTGGGCCGACTTCCAGACGACGGCCGAAATCACCGCGCCTCGATTGAACCGTTCGGCGATCGTGCTCGAAGGTGCAAGCGGCGAAGCGCTTGCCTTCGGCCCCGCCTGGCTGACGACGACGCCTTTGCCCGGTGACGAGGGTACTTCCGTCATCGCCGCCCACCGCGACACGCATTTCCGTTGGCTGAAGGACGTCAACCCCGGCGACCTCCTGGTGCTGACGCGCAAGGATGGCCGACGCTTCCTGTTCCGGGCCGGCGAAAGCCGTGTCGCCCGCTGGGACGAGAGCGGCATCAACGCATCGGCCACCGGCCATCATCTGGCGCTCGCCACCTGCTGGCCCTTCGATGCGGTCGAACAGGGACCGATGCGCTACATCGTCAATGCCGAACTGATCGGCGAACAGCGCCCGGTGCCGCTGACGACCGGGTCGATCTCGAAATAA
- a CDS encoding GatB/YqeY domain-containing protein, translated as MRDQFADALKEALKAKDTRRTSTVRLIQAAIKDRDIANRGQGKDPVSDDDILQILAKMIKQREESARIYDEGGRPELAEQERQEIVIINQFLPAQLPEEKVRELCASVIQETGAHGLRDMGKCMNVLKERYPGQMDFAKASGLVKDLLK; from the coding sequence ATGCGCGACCAGTTCGCTGACGCACTGAAGGAAGCCCTGAAAGCCAAGGATACACGGCGTACCTCGACCGTGCGGCTGATCCAGGCGGCGATCAAGGACCGGGACATTGCCAATCGCGGCCAGGGCAAGGACCCGGTCAGCGATGACGACATTCTGCAGATCCTCGCCAAGATGATCAAGCAGCGCGAGGAATCGGCCCGCATCTACGACGAGGGTGGCCGGCCGGAGCTTGCCGAGCAGGAGCGCCAGGAAATCGTGATCATCAACCAGTTCCTTCCGGCACAGCTTCCGGAAGAGAAGGTGCGCGAACTCTGCGCCTCGGTGATCCAGGAAACCGGCGCTCACGGCCTGCGCGACATGGGCAAGTGCATGAACGTGCTCAAGGAGCGCTACCCGGGCCAGATGGACTTCGCCAAGGCATCCGGTCTCGTAAAGGACCTGCTCAAGTAG
- a CDS encoding DMT family transporter, which yields MPRIQANLLLLISGAIWGAGFVAQSTAMDAISPLWFITLRFAIATLVAMPFAILETKRATEPLRLKTVRNFFFIGLALFAGAATQQFGLLDTSVTNSGFLTGLYVVFVPVLTVVFLRRKPHWVIWPGALMALFGIFLLSGGTLSALSGGDYLTILCALFWAVQLLLVGLFAPSSGRPMLLSMTQFAVCTVLGFLFAVTMEPLSLAAIEGALFEILYAGIFSSGLAFILQVVGQRYTTAPQAAIFLSSEALFAALFGVLLLGEVITPIGYAGCAIIFAAMLAVEIIPELTKSRRVQAAA from the coding sequence ATGCCCCGCATTCAGGCCAATCTGCTGCTGTTGATATCAGGCGCGATCTGGGGCGCCGGCTTCGTTGCGCAGTCGACGGCCATGGATGCGATCAGCCCCTTGTGGTTCATCACGCTCCGATTTGCGATCGCGACACTGGTCGCCATGCCCTTCGCCATTCTCGAGACGAAACGTGCGACCGAGCCGCTGCGGCTGAAGACCGTGCGCAACTTCTTCTTCATCGGCCTTGCGCTCTTTGCCGGCGCAGCGACCCAGCAATTCGGCCTCCTCGACACAAGCGTCACCAATTCCGGCTTCCTCACCGGGCTGTACGTCGTCTTCGTACCGGTGCTGACCGTCGTCTTCCTGCGCCGCAAGCCGCATTGGGTCATCTGGCCGGGCGCGCTGATGGCGCTCTTCGGCATCTTCCTTCTGAGCGGTGGGACGCTCTCGGCCCTGAGTGGCGGCGACTACCTGACGATCCTGTGCGCCCTGTTCTGGGCCGTGCAATTGCTGCTGGTCGGTCTTTTCGCGCCCAGCAGTGGCCGACCGATGTTGCTGTCGATGACGCAGTTCGCCGTTTGCACGGTGCTTGGTTTCCTGTTTGCCGTGACCATGGAGCCGCTGAGCCTTGCGGCGATCGAAGGCGCCCTCTTCGAAATCCTCTATGCCGGCATCTTCTCGAGCGGTCTCGCCTTCATCCTGCAGGTGGTGGGCCAGCGCTATACCACGGCGCCGCAGGCGGCCATCTTCCTGTCGAGCGAGGCGCTCTTTGCCGCGCTCTTCGGCGTCCTGCTGCTCGGCGAGGTCATCACCCCGATCGGCTATGCCGGCTGCGCGATCATCTTCGCCGCGATGCTTGCCGTCGAGATCATTCCCGAACTGACGAAAAGCCGGCGCGTTCAAGCGGCCGCCTGA
- a CDS encoding BA14K family protein codes for MNKFIKAAVLSVAAAAIVIPTFGVAEAGGGHHHNNDDAWAAGAAGLVAGALIGGAIASQPRYNSGYSDRVYVDPEPEYDYYEPRPVYRARPVYQARPVVVDSYGGGYRSLEPWTPSWYRYCSQRYRSFNPDNGTFRGYDGRSYFCTAG; via the coding sequence ATGAACAAGTTCATCAAAGCCGCCGTTCTTTCGGTCGCAGCAGCCGCCATCGTCATCCCGACGTTCGGTGTTGCTGAAGCGGGTGGCGGCCACCACCACAACAATGACGACGCATGGGCAGCTGGTGCAGCGGGCCTGGTCGCCGGCGCGTTGATCGGCGGCGCGATTGCCTCGCAGCCCCGTTACAACAGCGGCTACAGCGACCGCGTCTATGTCGATCCGGAACCGGAATACGATTATTACGAGCCGCGCCCGGTCTACCGCGCCCGTCCCGTCTATCAGGCACGCCCGGTCGTCGTTGACAGCTACGGCGGCGGTTACCGCTCGCTCGAGCCCTGGACGCCATCCTGGTACCGTTACTGCTCGCAGCGCTACCGCTCGTTCAACCCGGACAACGGCACGTTCCGCGGCTATGATGGTCGCAGCTACTTCTGCACCGCCGGCTGA